In Amycolatopsis coloradensis, one genomic interval encodes:
- the bcp gene encoding thioredoxin-dependent thiol peroxidase, whose amino-acid sequence MTEQRLSPGDKAPDFTLPDSEGNDVKLSDFRGKSVVVYFYPNAGTPGCTKQACDFRDSLAQLNDAGYQVLGISPDKPAKLAKFVEAEGLTFPLLSDTEKTVLKAYSAFGEKKNYGRVYEGVIRSTFVVDPEGKIAVAQYNVRATGHVAKLLRDLSLAS is encoded by the coding sequence ATGACCGAGCAGCGACTTTCCCCCGGCGACAAAGCGCCCGACTTCACCCTCCCCGACAGTGAGGGCAACGACGTCAAGCTCAGCGACTTCCGCGGCAAGTCGGTCGTCGTGTACTTCTACCCGAACGCCGGCACGCCGGGCTGCACGAAGCAGGCATGCGACTTCCGGGACAGCCTCGCGCAACTCAACGACGCCGGCTACCAGGTGCTCGGCATCTCGCCCGACAAGCCCGCGAAGCTCGCGAAGTTCGTCGAGGCGGAGGGGTTGACCTTCCCGCTGCTGTCCGACACGGAGAAGACCGTCCTCAAGGCGTACAGCGCCTTCGGCGAAAAGAAGAACTACGGCAGGGTCTACGAAGGCGTCATCCGCTCGACGTTCGTCGTCGACCCCGAGGGCAAGATCGCCGTGGCGCAGTACAACGTGCGCGCGACCGGCCACGTCGCGAAGCTGCTGCGGGACCTCTCCCTGGCGTCCTGA
- a CDS encoding arylamine N-acetyltransferase family protein translates to MGIPSSEHVDVPAYLARLGLEHEPPSRDALFRLHAAHVERVPYEDFEVQLGRVTSLDPAVSSGRIAAGRGGYCYHLNGAFSALLRALGYQVTRHPSGAHMAGARSGIHLNHLALTVTGLPEEPDAGWLVDVGLGDGIHEPLPLLEGEYKQGPLVFRIRPSEVTPGGWRLDHDPQGSFVGMDFAPEAAVMADFAEKHVELSTSEDSGFVRTLVVQRRDAEGVDSLRALTLSGLPGGKTVLESPAEWWAAIEDVFGVPRGGFTGEEQDRLWRQAVAQHERHIAGGSEALPSA, encoded by the coding sequence ATGGGGATTCCTTCTTCCGAGCACGTCGACGTGCCCGCCTACCTCGCGCGACTCGGCCTCGAGCACGAGCCGCCGAGCCGCGACGCGCTCTTCCGGCTGCACGCGGCCCATGTGGAGCGGGTGCCATACGAGGATTTCGAGGTCCAGCTGGGCCGGGTGACGTCCCTGGACCCGGCGGTGTCGTCCGGCCGGATCGCCGCCGGCCGCGGCGGCTACTGCTATCACCTCAACGGCGCGTTCTCGGCACTGCTGCGGGCGCTCGGCTACCAGGTCACCCGGCATCCGAGCGGGGCACACATGGCGGGCGCGCGGTCCGGGATCCACCTCAACCACCTGGCGCTGACGGTGACCGGGCTGCCGGAGGAACCCGACGCCGGCTGGCTGGTCGACGTCGGGCTCGGTGACGGCATCCACGAGCCGCTCCCGCTGCTTGAGGGCGAGTACAAACAGGGACCGCTGGTGTTCCGTATACGGCCCTCGGAGGTCACTCCCGGCGGCTGGCGGCTCGATCACGATCCGCAGGGCAGTTTCGTCGGGATGGATTTCGCGCCGGAGGCGGCCGTGATGGCCGACTTCGCCGAGAAGCACGTCGAGCTGTCCACGTCCGAGGATTCCGGTTTCGTCCGCACGCTGGTGGTGCAGCGGCGCGACGCGGAGGGAGTGGATTCGCTGCGCGCGCTGACCTTGAGCGGTCTGCCGGGCGGCAAGACCGTGCTGGAATCACCGGCCGAGTGGTGGGCGGCGATCGAGGACGTCTTCGGCGTGCCGCGCGGTGGTTTCACCGGTGAGGAACAGGACAGGCTGTGGCGGCAGGCCGTCGCCCAGCACGAACGTCACATCGCGGGAGGGAGTGAGGCCTTGCCCAGCGCGTAG
- a CDS encoding glycoside hydrolase family 25 protein yields the protein MTFVFVKLTDGGGLPNGGRNTGDALVAGARSVGIPVGGYHYAQASPSPEAQADVFIAEVRRLGATGCVPMLDLEDNPPGSGAPNIPDGRKRDFSIRFCDRVAGHGFRPGIYMNNSLAKMLRPDQFGVRDLVIWIARYGARPDAAAGRYDVHQYSDAGQIPGIRASSVDLNESYTNAHLTGGGAAPKRKATTELMERRTIPASKDTTSVRLLLSGSETAAIIVRPRIDGDGISEVPVWQGNIYAWGSDKVGVGGNPTQIPGFDPKTASHRRYHLPGAVWVDFEYSSAVDFEIDIVG from the coding sequence GTGACCTTCGTCTTCGTCAAGCTCACCGACGGCGGTGGCCTGCCGAACGGCGGGCGCAACACCGGCGACGCGCTGGTGGCCGGCGCGAGATCCGTGGGAATCCCGGTGGGCGGCTATCACTACGCTCAGGCGAGCCCCTCGCCCGAGGCACAGGCCGACGTGTTCATCGCGGAGGTCCGGCGGCTCGGGGCGACCGGCTGCGTCCCGATGCTCGACCTCGAGGACAACCCGCCGGGTTCGGGGGCACCGAACATCCCCGACGGGCGCAAGCGGGATTTCTCGATCAGGTTCTGCGACCGCGTGGCGGGACACGGGTTCCGCCCCGGGATCTACATGAACAACTCACTCGCCAAGATGCTGCGCCCCGACCAGTTCGGCGTACGGGACCTCGTCATCTGGATCGCGCGCTACGGCGCCAGACCCGATGCCGCGGCGGGCCGCTACGACGTGCACCAGTACTCGGACGCCGGTCAGATCCCCGGCATTCGCGCGAGCAGTGTCGACCTCAACGAGTCCTACACGAACGCCCACTTGACCGGCGGCGGCGCCGCCCCGAAACGGAAGGCGACGACAGAACTCATGGAACGCAGGACCATTCCCGCCAGCAAGGACACCACGTCGGTGCGGCTGCTGCTTTCGGGCAGCGAGACGGCCGCGATCATCGTGCGGCCGCGTATCGACGGCGACGGCATCTCCGAAGTACCCGTGTGGCAGGGCAACATCTACGCCTGGGGCAGCGACAAGGTCGGTGTCGGCGGGAATCCCACGCAGATACCCGGATTCGACCCGAAGACCGCTTCGCACCGGCGCTACCACTTGCCGGGCGCGGTCTGGGTCGACTTCGAGTACAGCTCGGCCGTGGACTTCGAGATCGATATCGTCGGCTGA
- the rph gene encoding ribonuclease PH has protein sequence MARKDGRNDDQLRDIKITRGFQRWPAGSVLIEFGDTRVLCAASVTEGVPRWRAGSGLGWVTAEYAMLPSATNTRSDRESIKGRVGGRTHEISRLIGRSLRACIDLAALGENTIVIDCDVIQADGGTRTAAVTGGYVALADAVTWLGAAGRLADPQPLSSSVAAVSVGVVDGRVRLDLPYEEDSRAEVDMNVVATDTGTLIEVQGTGEGATFARSTLDTMLDVALAGCGELTRLQTEALALPYPGELPEPRPDKKKGAK, from the coding sequence GTGGCGAGAAAAGACGGCAGGAACGACGACCAGCTTCGCGACATCAAGATCACCCGCGGCTTCCAGCGGTGGCCCGCGGGTTCGGTGTTGATCGAATTCGGCGACACCCGGGTGCTGTGCGCGGCGAGCGTCACCGAAGGCGTCCCCCGCTGGCGGGCCGGTTCCGGCCTCGGCTGGGTCACCGCCGAGTACGCGATGCTGCCGTCGGCGACCAACACCCGCAGCGACCGCGAATCCATCAAGGGCCGCGTCGGCGGCCGCACCCACGAGATCTCCCGGCTGATCGGCCGGTCCCTGCGCGCCTGCATCGACCTGGCGGCGCTGGGGGAGAACACGATCGTCATCGACTGCGACGTCATCCAGGCCGACGGCGGCACCCGCACGGCCGCGGTGACCGGCGGTTACGTCGCGCTCGCCGACGCTGTCACCTGGCTCGGCGCGGCCGGCCGCCTCGCCGACCCGCAACCGCTTTCGTCTTCCGTGGCCGCGGTGAGCGTCGGCGTCGTCGACGGCCGGGTGCGCCTCGACCTGCCCTATGAAGAGGACTCGCGCGCGGAGGTCGACATGAACGTCGTCGCCACCGACACGGGCACCCTGATCGAGGTGCAGGGCACCGGTGAGGGTGCCACCTTCGCGCGGTCCACTTTGGACACCATGCTGGACGTGGCGCTCGCGGGCTGCGGGGAGCTGACCCGGTTGCAGACCGAGGCGCTCGCGTTGCCGTACCCCGGCGAACTGCCCGAGCCGCGTCCGGACAAGAAGAAGGGCGCGAAGTGA
- a CDS encoding NACHT domain-containing protein has translation MTGLEGPALKLGGSIATHAAKSWLQRRRKKTERESGLAELAADELKGPLEKRKLENLVETIGLQVAEELKPVLSARFSTLPENEIAAAFLAVEDTLGKVDLSDEALLADDADPELLARRVREQFPARSALLAGRAADLYELALDQSCRHLVMVVRHLPTFQPTTLAEILGRLTRQSDQLDQLLARIPKTSLTAPAGTDHDAEFREEYLSLLARKLDKLDLLGLTKDDQPTLPLTVAYLSLSVSSERSRGDDRPKDWFEKHPARRDGTTMRAESAIGEEHRTLVRGEAGSGKTTLLNWLAISAAGGRFTGKLSSWNGFVPFPIRLRSFASGELPGAEHFVAHAAPTLAGRAPANWADRVLRSGKAMILVDGVDEVEPPRRRKVKDWLHELGLTYPEARFVVTSRSAAADQRWLYQEGFGSVLLEPMSATDIHALVDKWHEAAVSVRPEDDLDEARRRLLNQLNNRPHLRTLASSPLLCSMLCALNWAHRSELPRDRMDLYRKALSMLLHLRDTARSITVLLTEQQKQILLGHLAWRLTSSGKVELPKDEVLEHIAYRLRWIPHVDHAAEEVLNHLLERSGVLREPVSGRVDFVHRTFQEFLAASEATDARYLDTLIANAHRDTWRETVIMACGHAKHHQADKLLTEILDRADAEQRHTRRLRLLAAACLETVSNVDPAVIERVEQVIREHLVPPRDLRETQSLASVGPRLLRYLPETTDGLSEAASAATVRAATLTAGDDALPLLRNYAQDGREKVQKQLSEAWQYFDPERFADEVLADSPLWDGEFEVNAGRLVPYTGRLRHLAALSVRLPGSEKQPDLGLLADVPALRVVDLDFNENAAVDVTSLTDHPALTAVSLHFAKKYTGLQALSSLAALEELTLFRSTPWRGLEACSRLTQVRSLTLDHLQSVASLEALTAMTSLTTLSLWECSRRALAATPPIPGIDMLSLHSEVKTGITARLIAETFPGLTYLSVTAVDMTDLAPLAGIPLTSLHLSYCALGDLGPLASHPTLKEVLIYADDKGGAVDVRPLADLDITLVARPKARITGLDELGPNVRIL, from the coding sequence ATGACGGGGCTGGAGGGACCCGCACTCAAACTGGGCGGCAGTATCGCCACACACGCGGCGAAGTCGTGGCTGCAACGACGGCGGAAGAAGACCGAACGCGAGTCCGGCCTCGCCGAACTGGCGGCGGACGAACTCAAAGGGCCGCTGGAGAAACGCAAGCTCGAGAACCTGGTGGAGACGATCGGCCTGCAAGTGGCCGAAGAGTTGAAGCCCGTTCTCTCCGCACGGTTCTCGACGCTGCCCGAGAACGAGATAGCCGCGGCGTTCCTCGCGGTCGAGGACACGCTCGGCAAGGTCGATCTCTCCGATGAAGCCCTCCTGGCGGACGACGCCGACCCGGAACTCCTGGCCCGGCGCGTCCGCGAACAGTTCCCCGCTCGCTCGGCCCTGCTCGCCGGGCGGGCGGCGGATCTGTACGAGCTGGCACTGGATCAGTCTTGCCGCCACCTGGTGATGGTGGTGCGGCACCTGCCGACGTTCCAGCCGACGACGCTCGCCGAGATCTTGGGACGGCTGACCCGACAATCGGACCAGCTGGACCAACTCCTCGCGCGGATCCCGAAGACGAGCCTCACCGCTCCTGCGGGAACCGACCACGACGCGGAGTTCAGGGAGGAGTACCTGAGCCTGCTCGCACGGAAACTGGACAAGCTCGATCTGCTCGGGTTGACCAAGGACGACCAGCCGACGCTGCCGCTGACGGTCGCCTACCTCAGCCTTTCCGTGTCTTCGGAAAGATCGCGCGGCGACGACCGGCCGAAAGACTGGTTCGAGAAGCACCCCGCCCGCCGTGACGGGACGACCATGCGGGCGGAAAGCGCGATCGGTGAGGAGCATCGGACACTGGTCCGAGGCGAAGCGGGTTCCGGCAAGACCACTCTGCTGAACTGGCTCGCGATCAGTGCGGCGGGCGGCCGGTTCACCGGGAAACTGTCGTCGTGGAACGGATTCGTCCCGTTCCCGATCCGGCTGCGGAGCTTCGCCTCCGGCGAACTCCCCGGCGCCGAACACTTCGTGGCTCACGCCGCCCCCACGCTCGCCGGACGGGCGCCCGCGAACTGGGCGGACCGTGTGCTGCGAAGCGGCAAGGCGATGATCCTGGTCGACGGCGTCGACGAGGTCGAACCTCCCCGCCGCCGCAAGGTCAAGGACTGGCTCCACGAACTCGGGCTGACCTACCCTGAAGCACGTTTCGTCGTCACTTCCCGGAGCGCGGCGGCCGACCAGCGGTGGCTGTACCAGGAAGGCTTCGGTTCCGTTCTGCTGGAACCGATGAGCGCGACCGACATCCACGCGCTCGTCGACAAATGGCACGAGGCCGCGGTTTCGGTCCGCCCCGAAGACGATCTCGACGAGGCCCGACGACGGCTGCTGAATCAGCTGAACAACCGCCCGCATCTGCGCACGCTGGCGTCGAGCCCGTTGCTCTGCTCGATGCTGTGCGCGTTGAACTGGGCGCACCGTTCGGAACTGCCGCGTGACCGGATGGACCTGTACCGCAAGGCGTTGTCGATGCTGCTGCACCTGCGCGACACCGCGCGCAGCATCACCGTCCTGCTCACCGAGCAGCAGAAACAGATCCTTCTCGGGCATCTCGCCTGGCGGCTCACTTCCAGTGGCAAGGTCGAACTGCCGAAGGACGAAGTCCTGGAGCACATCGCCTATCGGCTGCGCTGGATTCCGCACGTCGACCACGCCGCCGAAGAAGTACTGAACCATCTCCTCGAACGCAGCGGTGTGCTGCGAGAGCCGGTGAGCGGCCGGGTGGACTTCGTGCACCGGACCTTCCAGGAGTTCCTCGCCGCGAGCGAAGCGACCGACGCACGCTATCTGGACACCCTGATCGCGAACGCGCATCGGGACACCTGGCGAGAGACCGTGATCATGGCGTGCGGTCACGCCAAACACCATCAGGCCGACAAGCTGCTCACCGAGATCCTCGATCGCGCCGACGCGGAACAGCGGCACACCCGTCGCTTGCGCCTGCTGGCAGCAGCCTGCCTGGAGACGGTCAGCAACGTCGATCCGGCCGTGATCGAACGGGTCGAACAGGTAATCAGGGAGCATCTCGTCCCGCCGCGAGACCTTCGGGAAACCCAGTCTCTCGCCTCTGTCGGCCCCCGGCTTTTGCGCTATCTCCCGGAAACCACCGACGGGCTCAGCGAGGCGGCCTCCGCTGCGACCGTCCGGGCGGCGACGCTCACCGCGGGCGACGACGCTCTGCCACTTCTGCGCAACTACGCCCAAGACGGTCGGGAGAAGGTCCAAAAGCAGCTCAGTGAGGCTTGGCAATACTTCGACCCGGAACGCTTCGCCGATGAAGTGCTGGCCGATTCCCCTTTGTGGGACGGCGAGTTCGAAGTCAATGCCGGCAGGCTGGTGCCGTACACGGGAAGGCTTCGCCATCTTGCCGCCTTGTCCGTAAGACTCCCCGGCTCCGAGAAACAGCCCGATCTCGGCCTGCTCGCGGACGTCCCCGCTCTTCGGGTAGTCGACCTGGACTTCAACGAAAACGCCGCTGTGGACGTGACCTCGTTGACCGACCACCCGGCACTGACGGCGGTCAGCTTGCACTTCGCCAAGAAGTACACCGGGCTGCAAGCCCTGAGTTCCTTGGCGGCACTCGAAGAGCTGACCCTCTTCCGGTCCACGCCGTGGCGCGGGCTGGAAGCATGCAGCCGCCTGACGCAGGTGCGTAGCCTGACGCTCGATCACCTGCAGTCAGTCGCAAGTCTCGAAGCCCTCACCGCGATGACCTCACTGACCACGCTCAGTCTGTGGGAGTGTTCTCGTCGCGCGCTCGCCGCCACACCGCCGATTCCCGGAATCGACATGTTGAGCCTGCACAGCGAAGTGAAGACCGGAATCACCGCACGGTTGATCGCCGAGACGTTCCCCGGCCTGACCTACCTGTCGGTGACCGCCGTCGACATGACGGATTTGGCCCCGCTGGCCGGAATTCCACTGACGTCGCTTCATCTCTCGTACTGCGCTCTGGGCGACCTCGGCCCACTCGCCTCGCACCCCACGCTGAAGGAGGTCCTCATCTACGCCGACGACAAGGGGGGCGCGGTGGACGTCAGGCCGTTGGCGGACCTCGACATCACTCTCGTCGCACGACCGAAAGCCCGCATAACCGGACTCGACGAACTCGGGCCCAACGTGCGGATCCTCTGA
- a CDS encoding MBL fold metallo-hydrolase, whose product MRLTILGCSGSIPGPNAAASGYLIEADGFVLGLELGNGTLARLQALRDPFDLDALILSHLHPDHCADVSALTVLRRYHPALPYPARPRRLPVYGPSDVRERLTYAYAANEDERATTDLSDVFAFDVLRAEPMKIGPFEVTAVPVDHPTPAFGLRFAHGGKTLAYTGDTGVCDTLADLAGGVDVLLSEASWTDSPDRPAGVHLSGKEAGELGRKAGVGRLLLTHVAPWTDRDAVLAEAAVAFPSAELVEQGAVYDL is encoded by the coding sequence GTGCGTCTCACGATCCTCGGCTGCTCCGGCAGCATCCCCGGGCCCAACGCCGCCGCGTCCGGCTACCTGATCGAGGCGGACGGGTTCGTCCTGGGGCTCGAACTCGGCAACGGGACGCTCGCCAGGCTTCAGGCGCTGCGCGACCCGTTCGACCTGGACGCGCTGATCCTGTCGCACCTGCACCCCGATCACTGCGCCGACGTCAGCGCGCTCACCGTGCTGCGGCGCTACCACCCCGCGCTGCCGTACCCGGCTAGGCCGCGGCGGCTGCCGGTGTACGGGCCGTCGGACGTGCGGGAGCGGCTCACCTACGCGTACGCGGCGAACGAGGACGAGCGGGCGACCACCGATCTCTCGGACGTCTTCGCCTTCGACGTCCTGCGGGCCGAGCCCATGAAGATCGGGCCGTTCGAGGTCACCGCGGTCCCGGTCGACCATCCGACCCCGGCCTTCGGCCTGCGGTTCGCGCACGGCGGCAAGACCCTCGCCTACACCGGGGACACCGGCGTCTGCGACACCCTGGCCGATCTCGCGGGCGGCGTCGACGTCCTGCTGTCCGAAGCGTCGTGGACCGACTCGCCCGACCGGCCCGCCGGCGTCCACCTGTCCGGCAAGGAAGCGGGGGAGCTGGGACGCAAGGCCGGGGTCGGGCGGCTGCTGCTCACCCACGTCGCGCCCTGGACCGACCGCGACGCGGTCCTCGCCGAGGCGGCCGTCGCGTTCCCCTCGGCCGAGCTGGTCGAGCAGGGCGCCGTCTACGACCTCTGA
- a CDS encoding LysR family transcriptional regulator, with the protein MELDLGAVRAFVAVADDRYFSEAAIRLEVSQQAISKRVAKLESDLGVRLLSRTRGGAEPTEDGEEFLKHARALISLADQAVERLHGRRRALRVDVLGTRLATMEVIRAFHAEHDDELELVTPGLGAVRRSLLPESVDAAFARVSTVPSPGIDRTPAYLEPANLLVGRRHPLARRRRVAMAELDGLTAWMPYNARASEWAEFWQELCPEFGILVDTDGPNFGLEHHIEVLSGSKDRLGFVGAKMHVPWHPDVVQIPLVDPTPVYPFSLLWRLENRHPTLRLLIEHVRSAYRPFDPERHWLPASDREAMSADQ; encoded by the coding sequence GTGGAGCTGGACCTGGGCGCGGTGCGCGCGTTCGTCGCGGTGGCCGACGACCGGTACTTCAGCGAGGCGGCGATCCGGCTGGAGGTCAGCCAGCAGGCGATCTCCAAACGCGTCGCGAAACTCGAGTCGGATCTCGGCGTGCGGCTGCTGTCGCGGACACGCGGCGGGGCCGAGCCGACCGAAGACGGCGAGGAGTTCCTCAAGCACGCCCGTGCGCTGATCAGCCTCGCGGACCAGGCCGTCGAGCGCCTTCACGGCAGGCGGCGGGCGCTGCGCGTCGACGTCCTCGGCACGCGGCTGGCGACCATGGAGGTCATCCGGGCCTTCCACGCCGAACACGACGACGAACTGGAGCTCGTCACGCCCGGCCTGGGCGCGGTACGCAGGTCCCTGCTGCCCGAGTCCGTCGATGCCGCCTTCGCCCGCGTCAGCACCGTGCCGTCCCCGGGGATCGACCGCACGCCCGCCTATCTGGAACCGGCGAACCTGCTGGTCGGACGGCGGCATCCGCTCGCACGGCGGCGCCGGGTCGCGATGGCGGAACTCGACGGCCTGACGGCGTGGATGCCCTACAACGCGCGGGCCAGCGAATGGGCGGAGTTCTGGCAGGAACTGTGCCCCGAGTTCGGCATCCTGGTCGACACCGACGGCCCGAATTTCGGGCTCGAACACCACATCGAGGTGCTGAGCGGGTCGAAGGACAGGCTGGGTTTCGTCGGCGCGAAGATGCACGTGCCCTGGCATCCGGACGTCGTCCAGATCCCGCTCGTCGACCCGACGCCGGTGTACCCGTTCTCCCTGCTGTGGCGGCTCGAGAACCGGCACCCCACGCTGCGGCTGCTGATCGAGCACGTCCGCTCCGCTTACCGGCCCTTCGATCCGGAGCGGCACTGGCTCCCGGCGTCGGATCGGGAGGCCATGAGCGCGGATCAGTGA
- the rdgB gene encoding RdgB/HAM1 family non-canonical purine NTP pyrophosphatase, with translation MIKLLLATRNAKKLGELRRILVAEGIEGVEVIGLADVPEFPEAPETAPDFEGNALAKAQDAAAATGLPAIADDSGISVDALNGMPGVLSARWSGKHGDDEANLDLVLAQLSDTPDERMGAAFVCAAALVVPGGDETVVRGEWRGSLIRERRGTNGFGYDPIFVPEGESRTSAELEPSEKDEASHRGKALRALVGELRKLAG, from the coding sequence GTGATCAAGCTGCTCCTCGCCACCCGCAACGCGAAGAAGCTGGGTGAACTCCGGCGCATCCTGGTCGCCGAAGGGATAGAGGGCGTCGAGGTCATCGGCCTCGCTGACGTCCCCGAGTTCCCCGAAGCGCCCGAAACCGCGCCGGACTTCGAAGGCAACGCGCTCGCGAAGGCCCAGGACGCGGCCGCCGCGACCGGTCTCCCGGCCATCGCCGACGATTCGGGCATCAGCGTCGACGCGCTCAATGGCATGCCGGGCGTCCTCTCGGCACGCTGGTCGGGAAAGCACGGCGACGACGAGGCGAACCTGGATCTCGTGCTGGCGCAGCTGTCCGACACCCCCGACGAACGCATGGGCGCGGCCTTCGTCTGCGCGGCCGCGTTGGTCGTCCCCGGTGGCGACGAGACCGTGGTGCGCGGGGAATGGCGCGGTTCGCTGATCCGGGAACGCCGTGGTACCAACGGATTCGGTTACGACCCGATCTTCGTGCCGGAAGGCGAGTCGCGGACTTCCGCGGAGCTGGAACCGTCCGAAAAGGACGAAGCTTCGCACCGGGGGAAGGCGTTGCGGGCGTTGGTGGGGGAGCTGCGGAAGCTGGCCGGCTGA
- the murI gene encoding glutamate racemase, which translates to MTKPSADAPIGVFDSGVGGLTVARAILEQLPGEQLRYVGDTARNPYGPLPIATARQYALEALDDIVEGGVKALVIACNTASAACLRDARERYDVPVIEVVLPAARRAVSATRSGRIGVIGTEGTVRSRAYDDAFTAAQDVEITSVACPRFVDFVERGITTGRQVLGLAQGYLEPLLDAQVDTLVMGCTHYPLLSGVLQIVMGQDVTLVSSAEETARDLVRVLTEADLLAERDTPPRHEFVATGSAEPFTRLAQRFMGFAPGVLAPTSA; encoded by the coding sequence GTGACCAAGCCGAGCGCCGACGCCCCCATCGGCGTCTTCGATTCCGGAGTGGGCGGGCTCACCGTCGCCAGGGCGATCCTGGAACAGCTGCCCGGTGAGCAGTTGCGCTACGTCGGCGACACCGCCCGCAACCCGTACGGTCCGCTTCCCATCGCCACCGCGCGCCAGTACGCGCTGGAAGCGCTGGACGACATCGTCGAAGGCGGGGTGAAGGCACTGGTCATCGCCTGCAACACCGCCTCCGCCGCCTGCCTTCGCGACGCGAGGGAGCGCTACGACGTCCCCGTGATCGAGGTCGTCCTCCCGGCCGCGCGCCGGGCCGTGTCCGCGACGCGCTCCGGCCGCATCGGCGTGATCGGCACCGAGGGCACCGTGCGGTCGCGCGCCTACGACGACGCCTTCACCGCCGCGCAGGACGTCGAGATCACCAGCGTCGCGTGCCCGCGGTTCGTGGACTTCGTCGAACGCGGGATCACCACCGGGCGCCAGGTGCTCGGGCTCGCACAGGGCTATCTCGAACCGCTGCTGGACGCGCAGGTCGACACGCTGGTCATGGGCTGCACGCACTACCCGTTGCTGTCCGGGGTGCTGCAGATCGTCATGGGCCAGGACGTCACGCTGGTGTCCAGCGCCGAGGAGACCGCGCGTGACCTCGTGCGCGTCCTCACCGAGGCCGACCTCCTCGCCGAGCGCGACACCCCGCCGCGGCACGAGTTCGTCGCCACCGGATCCGCCGAGCCGTTCACCAGACTCGCTCAGCGGTTCATGGGCTTCGCTCCGGGTGTGCTGGCTCCCACCAGCGCCTAA
- a CDS encoding rhomboid family intramembrane serine protease, whose product MTTLPPLPAPASEPSGTDPAKRVLPPNPRAAAIVALAFTVLLYLVELVDVVLPADLDQGGILARDLSGLDGVLWAPLLHAGWGHLFSNTVPVLVFAFLAMSAGIGRWVLVTAIIWVLSGVGVWLISPGGTVTVGASGVAFGWLAFLLVRGIFNRAVGQILVAVVLLGIWSGMLWGLLPGDPNVSWQGHLFGALSGVFAAWLMARMDRSQARKATGPGSLAG is encoded by the coding sequence GTGACCACTTTGCCTCCCCTGCCGGCCCCGGCGAGCGAGCCGTCCGGTACGGATCCGGCCAAACGCGTCCTGCCGCCGAACCCGAGGGCCGCGGCGATCGTCGCACTGGCCTTCACCGTGCTGCTCTACCTGGTCGAGCTGGTCGACGTCGTGCTGCCCGCCGACCTCGACCAGGGCGGCATCCTCGCCCGTGACCTCTCCGGGCTCGACGGCGTGCTCTGGGCGCCGTTGCTGCACGCGGGCTGGGGGCATCTGTTCTCCAACACCGTCCCGGTGCTGGTGTTCGCCTTCCTCGCGATGTCCGCGGGCATCGGCCGGTGGGTGCTGGTCACCGCGATCATCTGGGTGCTCTCCGGCGTCGGTGTCTGGCTGATCTCGCCGGGCGGCACGGTGACCGTCGGAGCGTCCGGCGTCGCCTTCGGCTGGCTCGCGTTCCTGCTGGTCCGAGGCATTTTCAACCGCGCTGTCGGGCAGATCCTGGTGGCCGTGGTGCTGCTCGGCATCTGGAGCGGGATGCTCTGGGGACTGCTGCCGGGTGATCCGAACGTCTCGTGGCAAGGCCACCTGTTCGGTGCGCTGTCCGGGGTCTTCGCGGCCTGGTTGATGGCGCGGATGGACAGGTCCCAAGCCAGGAAAGCGACCGGTCCCGGTAGCCTCGCCGGGTGA